The genomic region TCAGAAAAGAACTTTTAGAATATTGTGATTAAATGAAAGGACAACCAGTAGATGTTGTTCTTATGCTTAATTCTGTTAGAAAAGAACTTTTATGATATTAATTAAACGGTATATTAAACAAGATGCCTCAAATTTAATATTCGAATGAATGTGAATAAAATGATAATTTTAAAAAAATAGATCAGTAGGAGAATAATATGGCAGATGGCGATAGAGTAGCGGTAAAAGTGAAACATCTTCATAATCTTCAAAATCAGATAATAACGGAAAAACATACGATAATCACTGATGAACCGAAGGGTTCCGGCGGGGATTGTCTTGCTATCAATCCTGTGGAACTTGCTATGGGAGCGGAAGGGGCATGCACTATTTCGGTTATTATGATGTTTGCAAAAAGAATGAAATATGATTTAAGAAATGTGGAAATAGATGTAGTCCATGAAAGAGTCAGAGTTGAAGAACTTAAAAGCGCAGGAACAAACATCGATGCAGAACGCGGATACGCTCATAAAATTACAAAAAAAATAAAATTTACTGGAAATCTTGACGAAGATCAGATTGACGAGTTGAAGCGTGTTTCTAAAAGATGTCCTGTTCATACAATGATAGAAAACAGGTCTTATTACGATACATCGTTTGAATACGAAGAAACAACATAGGAGAATATTGTAAATGCACAAATTTAATCCCGCCCATCATCAAAGATTAACATCTAAAGACAGATATGAACTGATGCCGCCGCAGATTGCAATTGATGAAATTAAAAAGGTTGTTGAAATTTTAAGTAACAGCGGTCAAAATGAAGTGAAAATTGCGGATATTGGATGCGGAAGCGGTTTTTTTACAATTCCTTTAATAAAAACAATTGCAGATATTGAAAATATTGATGTTAAGGTATATGCCTTAGATATCAGCGAAGAAATGCTTTCCTGCATAAAAGAAAATATTGAAAATGCCAATTTTAGCAAAAATCAAAAAAGCTGCGCAATATTAACAAAGTGCGAAGAGTCAAATATTACGTTGGAAGACGCCTCTATGGATATTATCCTGACATCTAACGTTTTTCATGAGATAGAACATAGATTGGATTATCTTAGCGAGATAAAAAGAGTGTTGAAACCGGGAGGTAATTTATTTCTTATTGACTGGGATAAAGAAGATAAAATATTGAAAATGGGACCGCCCGTTGAAGAAAGGCTTTCTTCGGCAGAATCAGTTGAATTATTAAGCGCCGCCGGATTCACAGATATAACCGAACTTCCTCTTTACAGTTCTTCATTCACTATTAAGAGCAAAAAATAGAAACATTATTCTGAAATATAATGTTATTAGATATGTTAAAGAAATTGCGAATTATATCATAAATGCCGTATTTTAATAAAGGAACTTCATTTTTTTTAAGAAAATTTATTTATACCGTTGAAGAGTTTGAACTTATCGAACGCGGCGATTTAATTCTTGCTGCCGTCAGCGGCGGTGTAGACTCTGTTTCGCTGTTGTATTCTCTTTATTTTTTAAGGCATATATTAGGTATTAAGATAGCATGCGCGGTATTTGACCACGAAATAAGAGAATCGTCATATAAAGAAGTTGAATATTTAAAAGATTTATGCAATATTTTATCCATCCGGTTTTACACAGACAAAGCTAATATCCTTGCAGAATCAAAAATTAATAAAAAAAGTATCGAAGAAACGGCAAGAAATTTCAGATATACATTTCTTTATAAAACTGCAGACAAAATACATGCCGATAAAATAGCGACGGCTCATCATCTTGATGATTTTGCCGAAAATTTTTTGATGAGAGCAATTACAGGCGGCGGGAGCGGTTCTATAGCGGGAATAAAAGTTAAGAACGGCATAATTATTCGTCCCTTTATTAAATTTTCCAAAAATGAAATTATCGATTTTGCCTGTTTAAATTCAATTAAATTTTTTGAAGACTATACTAATTATCAGGAAAATATTTTCAGAAATAATATAAGATTAAATATTATTCCAGAATTTAAAAAAATAAACCCCTCGTTTCTTGGCACGTTATATAGAACTTCTGAAGTTCTTCGAAAAGATGATGAATTTATTGAAAATTATGCAAAAGAAATTTTCAAAAATACTATATTGAATACCGAATATAAAGATTCCGGTATTTTAACTTTTAATATTGTTCATTTGCTAAAACTTCCAGAGGCAGTCTTATATAGGGTATTTAAGATTACTGTAAATGAAATCTTAATCGGAATGGGCAGTATAAACAATAATAGTCGTAATAGTTATGATAATATCGCTAATAACGAGAATTTTATTTCATACGGTAATTTTAAAAATCTTTTAAATATTATAAAAAGCAGTAAACCAAATATATCATTTAATCTTAATAAAAATATAAGAGTAATTAGAAGCTATGAAAAAATAATTTTTGAAAAGATAGAAAATAATAAATATATCAGAAAGATACGTGATATTAATTATTATTTGCCGTTAAATTATAAACATTATGAATATTTAATTAATTATAGCGATATTATTAAAAATAATGCATATAATATAAAGACAATTAATAAATCGGTTATTCATATAAAAGAGATAGATGTTGACTTCACAATAGGAAAATTGAACGGCGTTAACACAAAAATCATTATAAATAAATTAATAAAAAAAGAAATTAAAAAGCATTCAGCTAACGCCATATTATTCGATTTTGATAAACTGTCATTTCCCGTAAAAATTAGAAATTTTATTAATGGTGACAGATTTATTCCTTTGGGAATGGAGCATGAAAAAAAAGTTAAAGATTTTTTTATAGACAAAAAAATACCCGAATTATATAGACAGAACCTGCCGCTTATTCTTTTCGGCGGACAAATCGTATGGATAGGGTTTATTATGATGAGCGATACTATAAAAATATCGGAGTTTACAAAAAACATAGGGTATATTAAATTATTAAATAATAATGAATAAAATAACATATAGTATTTAATTATTAAACAATAATAAATAAATGAAATTGTTATAGTATTAAATTATTAAAAAATAATAAATGAAACAATCATTATACTATTATAGTATTTTTGAAGTATATAAAGCTGGCATATAAAAGCATATAAAATTAGTAAATAAAAAACAGTATATTTATATTGAAAAAAAACTTTAAATATGACATATTTAATATTGAATATATATTGAAAATATTTTTACTTTGTAGGGTGTCGGCATAAAGGGTTTTTAAGTTTGCAATTTAAAACATAAAAAAAATAAAATCAAATAATGCAGAAATATATAATTATAGCAGGCATGTTTTTGTTTACAAGTGAAAATATAAAAAAATAAAATAACTTACACGACATAAGCTGTTAATAAATTACAAACTATTAAGAATTAAGGAGGATATTCTAATTTGAATCCCAAAATTAAAAATATTTTATTGTGGGTTTTTATTATTTTTCTAATGATATTTATATTTACAATGTTTAATCATCATAAACCTAAATCTCAGAAAATAATATTTTCATCATTATTAAGCGATATAAAAGCGGGTAAGATAAAAACTATAACAATTGAATCTCATAACATACTAGGAGTTTTCAAAACAGGTAAAAAATTTAAATCTTATGCCCCGACGCATCCCGGTTTGGTTCCTTTGTTAGAAAAATACAAAGTGCCGATAACTGCCAAACCTGTGCCGAGTTCACCTTGGTATATGTCGTTTTTATTATCATGGCTGCCTATGATTCTTATTTTATTCGCATTCTGGTACTTTTTCTGGAGGCAGATGCAGGGAGGAGCCGGAAAGGCAATGTCTTTTGGTAAATCTAAAGCAAAATTAATGGACGAATCTGCCAAAAAGATAACTTTTGCAGATGTTGCAGGCATAGATGAATCTAAACAGGAGCTTGAAGAGATTGTAGATTTTTTAAAAGATCCAAAAAAATTTACAAAATTAGGCGGCAGGATACCTCACGGAGTGCTGCTTGTCGGACCTCCCGGCACAGGTAAAACACTGCTTGCAAAAGCGATAGCCGGAGAGGCAGGAGTGCCTTTTTTCAGCATAAGCGGTTCCGATTTTGTCGAAATGTTTGTCGGAGTCGGCGCATCAAGAGTAAGGGATCTTTTTGCCCAGGGCAAGAAAAATGCTCCATGCATAATATTTATAGATGAAATTGATGCCGTAGGCAGACATAGAGGCGCAGGTTTAGGCGGGGGACATGATGAAAGAGAACAAACGTTGAATCAGCTGCTTGTTGAAATGGACGGGTTTGAAGCCAACGACGGAGTAATTTTAATTGCCGCCACCAACAGACCCGATGTTTTAGATCCAGCCCTTTTAAGACCGGGCAGATTTGACAGACAGGTAATTGTTCCTAAGCCTGATATAAAAGGAAGAGAAGGAATACTGAAAGTTCATACTAAAGGTATACCTTTAGACAAAGATGTCGACCTTGGAATTATAGCGCGGGGAACACCCGGATTTTCAGGCGCAGACCTTGCAAATATGGTGAACGAATCAGCTTTATTGGCTGCGAGAAAAAATAGAACAACAGTCAAAATGGAAGATATTGAAGAAGCTAAAGATAAAGTTATGATGGGTACGGAAAGACGCAGTATGGTCATCAGCGATAAAGAGAAAAAAATAACCGCTTTTCATGAAGCCGGACATACTATCGTCGCAAAAATGCTTCCGGGAAGCGATCCTATACATAAAGTTACGATTATCCCCCGGGGTATGGCAATGGGATTGACTCAGCAGCTGCCGATAGATGAAAAGCATAATTACGATGAAGAATTTCTTCTGAACGAAGTAGCCATTCTTCTCGGCGGCAGAAGCGCCGAAGAGTTAATATTTCATTCTATGACTACCGGCGCGTCCAATGACATTGAAAGAGCTACGGACATTGCAAGAAAAATGGTTTGCGAATGGGGAATGAGCAAAAAGTTAGGACCTCTTACATTTGGAAAAAAAGACGAGCAGATTTTTCTCGGAAGAGAATTTGCGCAGCATAAAGACTATTCTGAATCGACTGCCGTCGTCATTGACGGTGAAGTTAGAGACATAGTAGAATCTAATCATGATAGAGCTATAAAAATTTTAACCGATAATATGGATATATTAAAGGATCTTGCAAATACCCTGATTGAAAAAGAGACGGTTAACGGTAATGATATAGATGCTATAATTTTAGCGCATAAACCTGACTATAAAAATAGCGATTTAAAAGACGTTCCCGCTGAAACTGTAGCGGAGTAAAATTATGCATGCTTATCTTGTTGACGTTTTTGATTCTAAATTAGCCATAAGCGAATTAGATAAGATAGGTGTTTCAAAATCCGGAAAGTATATTATGTCTAATAAGCTCATTTTTATTGTTATTAAGCTGAAGAATATAAATTCTACCGCATTGAATATACTAAAACAGGAAGCGTTAAGCATAGGGGCGGAATTAGCAAATCACCGAGATGTTATAACAGGAAAAATTAACATATCGGACGGCATTTTGTTTGGCACTCTGGTGCAGCTCCGTATTATCGTAAAAAAGATAAGGCATCAGCAATTCGGTCTTAAAGAGCTTTCTTCCGATATTGAAAATATATTAGATGTAGTCAATATTAACGTTGAGCACATTGACTCAAATAATTCTGATTTAAAATTTAAAATATTAAAAACAAATAAAAAAGACATAACGTTAGGAAAAGTTCCTTTGATAATGGGAATTCTTAATGTCACTCCCGATTCGTTTTCTGACGGAGGACTCTATTTTAATTTTGAAGATGCGGTCAATAGAGGATTTGAAATTGTAAAGGAAGGAGCGGATATAATTGATATCGGCGGCGAATCTACAAGACCTGCAGCTGATTTTATAGATATTCAGACAGAAATAGACAGGGTGTGTCCAGTAATTAAAAAATTATCTGAAAATATAGATGTTCCCATTTCAATAGACACCAGAAAGCCTGAAGTTGCAAAAGAAGCAATTCTGGCGGGGGCTGCCATAGTAAACGATGTTTCCGGTTTGACATATGAACCTGACGATATGATTAATGTCTTAACCTCATATGATGTTCCATATATTTTAATGCATTCCAGGAATAAAAATCCGCAGAATATGCAGATTGACGTGGAACCTTATAACGATGCAGCGTTTGATATTATTCTGTATTTCAGCGAAAAGCTGGCATATTTAAAATCTAAAGGTTTTGATACTGATAAAGTAGTTTTAGACCCTGGTTTCGGTTTTGCAAAATCGGCGGAAGACAATTATGATATTTTAAATTATATATTATCTTTTAAATCACTGAATTTGCCAATTTTAGCAGGTGTTTCGAGAAAATCCTTTATTAAAAAGATTACTGGCGGACAAAAAGAAGATCTGCTTATCGGCAATATCGCTTTGGCATCTTATCTTACGTTGAAAAATATCGATATTATCAGAGTTCACGATGTAAGACAGACTAAAACGGCTTTAAATACCATTGCAAAATTGAAAGAGAATCTCGTAAGACATCAATAACTTCAATTTGCTTTCAAC from Candidatus Acididesulfobacter guangdongensis harbors:
- a CDS encoding ATP-dependent metallopeptidase FtsH/Yme1/Tma family protein translates to MNPKIKNILLWVFIIFLMIFIFTMFNHHKPKSQKIIFSSLLSDIKAGKIKTITIESHNILGVFKTGKKFKSYAPTHPGLVPLLEKYKVPITAKPVPSSPWYMSFLLSWLPMILILFAFWYFFWRQMQGGAGKAMSFGKSKAKLMDESAKKITFADVAGIDESKQELEEIVDFLKDPKKFTKLGGRIPHGVLLVGPPGTGKTLLAKAIAGEAGVPFFSISGSDFVEMFVGVGASRVRDLFAQGKKNAPCIIFIDEIDAVGRHRGAGLGGGHDEREQTLNQLLVEMDGFEANDGVILIAATNRPDVLDPALLRPGRFDRQVIVPKPDIKGREGILKVHTKGIPLDKDVDLGIIARGTPGFSGADLANMVNESALLAARKNRTTVKMEDIEEAKDKVMMGTERRSMVISDKEKKITAFHEAGHTIVAKMLPGSDPIHKVTIIPRGMAMGLTQQLPIDEKHNYDEEFLLNEVAILLGGRSAEELIFHSMTTGASNDIERATDIARKMVCEWGMSKKLGPLTFGKKDEQIFLGREFAQHKDYSESTAVVIDGEVRDIVESNHDRAIKILTDNMDILKDLANTLIEKETVNGNDIDAIILAHKPDYKNSDLKDVPAETVAE
- a CDS encoding class I SAM-dependent methyltransferase — its product is MHKFNPAHHQRLTSKDRYELMPPQIAIDEIKKVVEILSNSGQNEVKIADIGCGSGFFTIPLIKTIADIENIDVKVYALDISEEMLSCIKENIENANFSKNQKSCAILTKCEESNITLEDASMDIILTSNVFHEIEHRLDYLSEIKRVLKPGGNLFLIDWDKEDKILKMGPPVEERLSSAESVELLSAAGFTDITELPLYSSSFTIKSKK
- the folP gene encoding dihydropteroate synthase, translated to MHAYLVDVFDSKLAISELDKIGVSKSGKYIMSNKLIFIVIKLKNINSTALNILKQEALSIGAELANHRDVITGKINISDGILFGTLVQLRIIVKKIRHQQFGLKELSSDIENILDVVNINVEHIDSNNSDLKFKILKTNKKDITLGKVPLIMGILNVTPDSFSDGGLYFNFEDAVNRGFEIVKEGADIIDIGGESTRPAADFIDIQTEIDRVCPVIKKLSENIDVPISIDTRKPEVAKEAILAGAAIVNDVSGLTYEPDDMINVLTSYDVPYILMHSRNKNPQNMQIDVEPYNDAAFDIILYFSEKLAYLKSKGFDTDKVVLDPGFGFAKSAEDNYDILNYILSFKSLNLPILAGVSRKSFIKKITGGQKEDLLIGNIALASYLTLKNIDIIRVHDVRQTKTALNTIAKLKENLVRHQ
- the tilS gene encoding tRNA lysidine(34) synthetase TilS, whose product is MPYFNKGTSFFLRKFIYTVEEFELIERGDLILAAVSGGVDSVSLLYSLYFLRHILGIKIACAVFDHEIRESSYKEVEYLKDLCNILSIRFYTDKANILAESKINKKSIEETARNFRYTFLYKTADKIHADKIATAHHLDDFAENFLMRAITGGGSGSIAGIKVKNGIIIRPFIKFSKNEIIDFACLNSIKFFEDYTNYQENIFRNNIRLNIIPEFKKINPSFLGTLYRTSEVLRKDDEFIENYAKEIFKNTILNTEYKDSGILTFNIVHLLKLPEAVLYRVFKITVNEILIGMGSINNNSRNSYDNIANNENFISYGNFKNLLNIIKSSKPNISFNLNKNIRVIRSYEKIIFEKIENNKYIRKIRDINYYLPLNYKHYEYLINYSDIIKNNAYNIKTINKSVIHIKEIDVDFTIGKLNGVNTKIIINKLIKKEIKKHSANAILFDFDKLSFPVKIRNFINGDRFIPLGMEHEKKVKDFFIDKKIPELYRQNLPLILFGGQIVWIGFIMMSDTIKISEFTKNIGYIKLLNNNE
- a CDS encoding OsmC family peroxiredoxin, with product MADGDRVAVKVKHLHNLQNQIITEKHTIITDEPKGSGGDCLAINPVELAMGAEGACTISVIMMFAKRMKYDLRNVEIDVVHERVRVEELKSAGTNIDAERGYAHKITKKIKFTGNLDEDQIDELKRVSKRCPVHTMIENRSYYDTSFEYEETT